From Malassezia restricta chromosome VIII, complete sequence, the proteins below share one genomic window:
- a CDS encoding axial budding pattern protein 2 — MHRETLSRKFQVLAATISFLFVLVHHNYVFADVRVDLELADQLPPLAHADNKYHWQFSSETFNTDETGDLTYEIKGLPGWAHFDAEERRITGNPSLQGKKDAVNDVTVTARDSDSEVSSTFQLTTISAPPPKLSVPLQEQLPQAASMGSGNMLANKVLHMPLGWSFSIGFLGDTYLLPDNDRVYYSSRLVGGKPLPDWLRFSPDEITFSGIAPTEAGKNGTLFDIELIASNRKNAGGPSSTFSLLLGQGFVTLNNTAAALPLGNLTEGEAFQYHISPNLFLLDGFSQSPQDFKFKLDAHAPKWLRLDQDSHNLIGKAPVLKDHTQAQQTSFQLHVSHPKAFDTDVNVTLDVFPSPFKQQVLPNVTVQTGKDFQISLEKYMNDPKSGVNVTFESSMLRRSMHFYRSQLRHKLLRRASPSWIHYDEKSYSLVGQAPDQEKNVTVHVSATSPVKDAPVSPVSKTFQLSVLNTTHVTPTEPGQHHSGLSGGEKGAIAGSILGAALLALLGASGYWAWKRSENKELDSKTPASTLGNDTSMFEMPSANEAHLSSQPTNLAGLGADAHMPSVPEAASMSGVAGGGMATGAFAGAAGVGAAPFHSPHTAETAHILPTEQPYASTQESEVASSRQDSSPTSGHRGVTQELPYQEPEWQREDDSIVVTPFLAQSTWQPPSFTQIWATSSKEQRNMDSFAYPEEETSPSPGPIRQPSMSSMPRGPTSTTLRTGRREASHTSMQPPRDASLSQALIQYKSTSNNAPLMEEKDSVDTARSGSSPPALSSHARDASFGSDPDTHTNLKPMDIPASISKQSQESWEENLWYDKPTPPSKRTSAASARTQGSQVPDKEVGAGHVSTGPSEPLKTAERAHTIKRAKSTTSSTKSPTTSPPLDSSAWESAPQLAPIATSVVRSPIVPGLGDPPQLSVPLRVGQMSPLDTFSELPTQPMQVRETKHVPSYTPHLEAGAFDRRSLTLEPEQLESAGIYDDADEPVLDPFADYDQYPDGTILFQGRPSTSPVAETESTDHLHDYLTTEGGMYSIMEDDESAVDEGAAEAVADWSQPPRSSTLASLHMARARSVTFTPAKPPRLQLASCRPGQLVSLPLLTSDASFPRHLADAIHEASSPAQYTVQLYAPTRPDLHGTWPSWLEWLEWEAASQELTGTVPESWPSELRLPLQLPIHILLSNGAQILAESGVSRRNMPEPGSPFLVARILLTILPAAEANSPRPVS, encoded by the coding sequence ATGCACCGTGAAACACTCTCTCGGAAGTTTCAAGTGCTAGCAGCTACGATTTCATTCTTGTTCGTGCTTGTGCACCATAATTATGTGTTTGCAGATGTTCGCGTGGATCTTGAGCTGGCTGATCAGCTTCCACCTCTTGCCCATGCAGACAACAAGTATCATTGGCAATTCTCATCAGAAACATTTAATACGGATGAGACTGGCGATCTAACGTATGAGATCAAAGGTCTCCCGGGCTGGGCCCATTTCGATGCAGAAGAGCGCAGAATCACAGGAAATCCTTCTCTTCAGGGCAAAAAAGACGCTGTCAATGATGTGACTGTCACGGCTCGTGATAGTGACTCTGAAGTATCTTCAACATTTCAACTGACTACTATTTCAGCACCCCCACCCAAATTAAGTGTCCCTTTGCAGGAACAGCTTCCCCAGGCAGCATCGATGGGCTCAGGAAACATGTTAGCCAATAAAGTCCTCCATATGCCATTGGGGTGGTCGTTCAGTATTGGATTCTTGGGAGACACGTACTTGTTACCTGATAACGATCGTGTGTATTATTCGTCACGTCTCGTGGGTGGCAAGCCACTACCTGACTGGCTCAGGTTCAGTCCCGATGAGATTACTTTTTCAGGTATAGCGCCCACCGAGGCTGGCAAGAATGGTACATTGTTCGATATCGAGTTGATTGCCTCTAATCGCAAGAATGCAGGTGGGCCGTCCAGTACATTTTCCCTTTTGCTGGGTCAAGGTTTTGTGACACTAAACAACACCGCAGCAGCATTGCCATTGGGTAACCTTACTGAAGGTGAAGCATTTCAGTACCATATTTCTCCAAACTTATTTCTGCTCGACGGATTCTCACAAAGTCCGCAAGATTTCAAGTTTAAGCTAGATGCTCACGCGCCCAAATGGCTTAGGCTGGATCAAGATTCGCATAATTTAATCGGAAAGGCGCCTGTGTTGAAGGATCATACCCAGGCACAGCAGACTTCATTTCAGCTGCATGTGTCACATCCTAAGGCGTTCGACACTGATGTCAATGTTACATTAGACGTGTTCCCTTCTCCATTTAAACAGCAAGTTCTCCCAAATGTGACTGTACAGACTGGAAAGGACTTTCAAATTTCACTTGAGAAGTACATGAATGATCCCAAGTCGGGCGTGAACGTCACCTTTGAATCGAGCATGCTTCGTCGATCGATGCACTTTTATCGCTCTCAGCTCAGGCACAAACTATTGCGACGCGCCTCTCCCAGCTGGATCCATTATGATGAAAAATCGTACTCACTTGTGGGTCAAGCGCCTGATCAAGAGAAAAACGTCACTGTGCATGTGTCAGCTACGAGCCCAGTGAAAGATGCTCCCGTATCGCCCGTTTCAAAGACATTCCAGCTGTCAGTTCTTAACACGACGCATGTTACTCCTACAGAGCCAGGTCAACATCATTCCGGCCTTTCAGGGGGAGAAAAAGGTGCCATTGCTGGCTCGATTCTGGGTGCGGCGTTGTTAGCTTTGCTAGGAGCGAGTGGATATTGGGCTTGGAAACGCTCTGAGAACAAAGAATTGGACTCAAAGACGCCGGCGTCGACTTTAGGGAATGATACAAGCATGTTTGAGATGCCATCGGCCAATGAAGCTCATCTCTCATCGCAGCCTACAAATCTAGCTGGTTTGGGCGCAGATGCTCACATGCCCAGCGTCCCAGAGGCAGCCAGTATGTCAGGGGTTGCTGGGGGAGGAATGGCTACTGGTGCCtttgctggcgcagctggtgTCGGTGCAGCTCCTTTTCATTCGCCGCACACCGCTGAGACGGCTCACATATTGCCTACGGAACAGCCGTACGCATCCACACAGGAATCCGAAGTGGCATCGTCGAGACAAGACTCATCACCCACATCCGGGCATCGAGGCGTCACTCAGGAGTTACCGTATCAGGAACCCGAATGGCAACGCGAGGATGATTCCATCGTTGTCACGCCATTCCTTGCCCAATCGACGTGGCAGCCACCCTCCTTTACTCAAATTTGGGCAACTTCGTCCAAAGAGCAGAGAAACATGGACTCTTTTGCTTACCCAGAAGAAGAGACGTCGCCATCACCCGGGCCTATTCGTCAGCCTTCGATGTCTAGCATGCCACGGGGTCCCACTTCTACCACGCTACGGACAGGCAGACGCGAAGCAAGCCATACCTCTATGCAACCACCACGGGATGCGTCACTGTCTCAAGCTTTGATTCAGTATAAATCTACTTCGAACAACGCACCACTAATGGAAGAAAAAGACTCTGTCGACACTGCTAGATCCGGATCATCCCCCCCTGCCTTGTCATCACACGCTCGGGATGCCTCTTTTGGATCAGATCCCGATACCCATACGAATCTCAAGCCCATGGATATCCCAGCATCGATCAGTAAGCAGTCTCAAGAGAGTTGGGAAGAGAACCTGTGGTATGACAAACCCACACCACCGTCTAAGCGAACGTCAGCTGCCTCGGCCAGGACGCAGGGCTCACAAGTCCCTGACAAAGAAGTAGGTGCTGGTCATGTCTCCACGGGGCCCTCAGAACCTTTGAAGACCGCAGAGCGTGCACATACCATCAAGCGCGCCAAATCTACCACATCGAGCACAAAGTCGCCAACCACGTCACCCCCCCTGGATTCATCCGCATGGGAAAGTGCTCCGCAACTGGCACCTATTGCGACATCGGTTGTGCGCTCGCCTATCGTTCCAGGGCTGGGCGACCCGCCTCAGCTCTCTGTCCCTCTAAGAGTCGGTCAAATGTCGCCACTCGATACATTTTCCGAACTCCCAACACAGCCTATGCAGGTGCGTGAGACAAAGCATGTTCCCTCCTACACGCCACACCTCGAAGCTGGTGCCTTTGATCGACGGAGTCTAACTTTGGAGCCCGAGCAACTTGAGTCGGCTGGCATCTATGATGACGCGGATGAACCAGTGCTGGATCCATTCGCGGATTATGACCAATACCCTGACGGCACGATACTATTCCAAGGCAGGCCATCTACTTCACCTGTGGCAGAGACAGAGTCCACTGACCATCTGCACGACTACCTCACGACAGAAGGCGGCATGTACTCGATCATGGAAGATGATGAAAGCGCTGTGGATGAAGGGGCTGCCGAAGCGGTCGCGGATTGGAGCCAGCCACCACGATCTAGCACGTTGGCTTCGCTCCATATGGCTCGTGCTCGCTCGGTTACCTTCACACCTGCCAAACCCCCGCGTCTGCAATTAGCGAGCTGCCGACCCGGGCAACTAGTCTCACTGCCTCTTCTTACATCGGACGCATCTTTCCCTCGCCACTTGGCCGATGCCATTCATGAGGCTTCTTCACCTGCCCAGTATACTGTACAATTGTACGCGCCTACGCGTCCTGATCTTCACGGCACATGGCCGTCATGGCTCGAGTGGCTCGAGTGGGAAGCCGCGTCGCAGGAACTGACAGGTACTGTTCCTGAAAGCTGGCCTAGTGAGCTGCGGCTGCCTCTTCAACTCCCCATTCATATTTTGTTGTCGAACGGTGCCCAGATTCTTGCGGAAAGCGGCGTGTCGAGGCGCAACATGCCTGAGCCAGGCTCGCCCTTCCTAGTGGCTCGAATTCTCTTGACCATTTTACCTGCTGCTGAAGCCAACAGTCCCCGACCTGTGTCTTGA
- a CDS encoding 1-pyrroline-5-carboxylate dehydrogenase, with amino-acid sequence MSVAPTLGVYKLPTIDNEPMRNYEPNSKDRQELQKAVDELLACNPFEIPVIIDGQEFRSGKLAKQVNPGDHARVVCYYHEADERMVSIAIEGALKAKKQWMNMPWSERAAISMKAADLIAHKYRYQLLAATMVGQGKNVWQAEIDAGAEICDFLRFGVKYVDDMYQIQPPRNSPGVWNRTEYRPLEGFVLAISPFNFTAIAGNLVMTPAMVGNVVVWKPSPMAIYSNYLVYKILEEAGVPPGVIQFVPGPAEPIAKAAMDHRDFGGLHFTGSTFVFKALWKQISSNLDVYRGYPRIVGETGGKNFHFVHKSANQDVVVTQCIRAAFEYQGQKCSALSRLYVPKSMWQGGLKEKLIERTMSLNVGPVQDFKNFVGPVIAKHSFDKIMGLIEEAKAEGGKVLVGGYGDDTKGYYVQPTIIETHDPRSVTMVKEIFGPVITVFAYPDDEVDETCALVDSTTEYALTGSIFASERNALLHISNLLRNASGMMYYNDKCTGAVVGQQPFGGGRASGTNDKAGSMNIFFRFVSPRTIKESMLDPATHLYPSNM; translated from the coding sequence ATGTCAGTCGCTCCTACACTGGGTGTGTACAAGCTCCCTACTATAGACAATGAGCCAATGCGAAATTACGAACCGAACTCTAAGGACCGTCAGGAGCTCCAAAAAGCTGTGGATGAGCTGCTTGCCTGCAATCCTTTCGAGATTCCGGTTATCATTGATGGCCAAGAATTCAGGAGCGGAAAGCTAGCGAAGCAGGTAAACCCTGGTGATCACGCGCGGGTTGTATGCTACTACCACGAAGCTGATGAGCGCATGGTAAGCATCGCCATTGAGGGTGCGTTGAAGGCCAAGAAGCAATGGATGAACATGCCTTGGAGTGAACGCGCAGCTATCAGCATGAAGGCGGCTGACCTTATTGCTCACAAGTACCGCTACCAGCTCTTAGCTGCAACAATGGTAGGTCAAGGCAAGAATGTCTGGCAAGCTGAGATCGATGCTGGAGCAGAGATCTGTGACTTCCTGCGCTTTGGCGTCAAGTACGTGGATGACATGTACCAAATCCAGCCTCCTCGTAACTCTCCCGGCGTTTGGAACCGGACAGAATACCGACCGCTTGAAGGATTCGTTCTTGCGATCTCCCCTTTCAATTTTACCGCCATTGCTGGTAACCTGGTGATGACTCCTGCCATGGTAGGCAATGTGGTGGTGTGGAAGCCCTCGCCTATGGCCATCTACTCGAACTACCTGGTGTACAAAATTTTAGAAGAAGCTGGTGTACCGCCTGGTGTGATCCAATTTGTTCCTGGGCCAGCTGAGCCTATTGCCAAAGCGGCGATGGACCACCGCGACTTTGGTGGCCTACATTTCACAGGCTCGACGTTTGTCTTCAAGGCTCTGTGGAAGCAAATATCGTCAAATCTGGATGTGTACCGTGGGTACCCACGTATCGTCGGTGAGACCGGTGGTAAGAACTTCCACTTCGTACACAAGTCCGCTAATCAAGATGTGGTGGTCACTCAGTGCATTCGTGCCGCATTCGAGTACCAGGGTCAGAAATGCAGTGCTCTCTCTCGCTTGTATGTGCCAAAGTCAATGTGGCAAGGAGGCTTAAAGGAAAAGCTTATCGAGCGTACCATGTCATTGAATGTAGGCCCCGTGCAGGACTTCAAGAACTTCGTCGGTCCCGTGATTGCCAAGCACTCGTTCGACAAGATTATGGGCTTGATTGAGGAGGCCAAGGCGGAGGGCGGCAAAGTGCTTGTTGGTGGCTACGGCGATGACACTAAGGGTTACTACGTGCAGCCAACCATTATTGAGACGCATGATCCTCGCTCAGTGACGATGGTCAAGGAAATCTTCGGTCCAGTGATCACAGTGTTCGCTTACCCAGACGACGAGGTCGATGAAACATGCGCTTTGGTGGATTCGACGACGGAATATGCACTGACTGGCTCGATCTTCGCCTCCGAGCGCAATGCCCTTCTTCACATTAGCAACCTCCTGCGTAATGCGTCTGGCATGATGTACTACAATGACAAGTGCACTGGCGCTGTGGTAGGCCAGCAGCCTTTTGGTGGTGGCCGCGCCTCAGGCACGAACGACAAGGCTGGCAGTATGAACATTTTCTTCCGATTTGTCTCACCGCGCACAATCAAAGAGTCTATGCTCGACCCTGCCACACATCTGTACCCATCGAATATGTGA
- a CDS encoding trafficking protein particle complex subunit 3, with amino-acid sequence MSTRQYKSLGEELWRQNPSKVNSELFSLSYGALVVQLVKDYEDYAQVNVQLEKMGYNIGTRLIEDFLARSNLPRCTDVREMAEVISKVGFKMFLNITPAVSFQNVSSAASPSYTEASMPKSKVSTESAVAPETRAAPQEFTLQFAENPLAEFVALPEDALQGGLWYSNVLTGVLRGALEMVQIQAECTFVTDVLRGDETTEIRVKLIRFLDEGAPPADD; translated from the exons ATGTCGACACGGCAGTACAAATCTCTGGGCGAAGAGCTCTGGCGCCAAAATCCAAGCAAAGTG AATAGTGAGCTTTTTTCTCTTTCGTATGGTGCCTTGGTGGTCCAATTAGTGAAGGACTACGAGGATTATGCGCAGGTCAATGTGCAGCTGGAAAAAAT GGGCTACAATATTGGGACGAGACTCATCGAAGACTTTTTAGCGCGCTCGAATCTCCCTCGATGCACGGATGTGCGTGAAATGGCTGAGGTGATAAGCAAAGTCGGGTTTAAAATGTTTCTGAACATCACGCCTGCGGTGTCTTTCCAAAATGTGAGCTCAGCTGCATCTCCATCCTACACGGAAGCATCAATGCCCAAATCAAAAGTATCCACAGAATCAGCTGTCGCTCCGGAaactcgcgctgcgccgcaagaGTTTACTTTGCAATTCGCCGAAAACCCCCTGGCCGAGTTTGTGGCGCTGCCTGAAGACGCGCTACAAGGTGGTCTTTGGTACTCTAACGTTTTGACGGGTGTGTTACGTGGTGCACTAGAGATGGTACAGATCCAAGCAGAATGTACATTTGTGACAGATGTACTACGTGGTGATGAGACGACAGAAATCCGCGTCAAGTTGATCCGATTCTTGGACGAGGGGGCACCGCCAGCTGATGATTAA
- a CDS encoding zinc finger protein, whose protein sequence is METGALYDSNIDPVVKRYQENPHHDVQITPFSSQQGQGASGIDSVTTSDDQHIGKDKETQITDNANYPKKRRYSTKEPRFSINVDGKRRYPCLFPDCDKTFSTSGHLSRHNRIHTGEKPYNCTYPGCDAHFSRYDNSLQHYRTHFFSATSKKGHRKSKELSHVSLSNDNRENMEYTRVTDPTTSREDSCDKVLVSQTPLSGRNGKAASQISLGHNARDSLKASVCSHHMQDESSKKYAAMSNAVNSSEKFNGDASQECLSDRFSDAPPRVVSSPNKMSSPDAISSVPNINDRTPILGPGALKNQATVHPPQKWNKRTSHHHDSCINDFDSASSNSESIPHLNQPLHSLTSTTYIQDPLYTPKSIDTFSSASFPDQRINPVYSRKRKNASSLLSLDLSRCDSAYSLCKYSLSSGTSSLTSSASTRSQPASSTMVSEMGYISPEPTYIVHDQAKDGVKNAR, encoded by the coding sequence ATGGAGACGGGGGCATTGTATGACTCCAATATTGACCCTGTAGTAAAACGATATCAAGAAAACCCGCATCATGATGTGCAGATTACTCCTTTTAGTTCACAACAGGGGCAAGGCGCAAGCGGCATCGACTCGGTGACCACATCTGATGACCAGCACATCGGCAAGGATAAGGAGACACAGATCACAGACAATGCCAATTACCCAAAAAAACGCAGGTACTCTACCAAAGAACCTAGGTTCAGCATCAACGTTGATGGTAAGCGACGGTACCCATGTCTCTTTCCTGATTGCGATAAAACTTTTTCAACAAGTGGCCATCTATCGAGGCACAATCGGATTCATACGGGAGAAAAACCTTACAACTGTACCTATCCTGGCTGTGATGCACATTTTTCCCGTTACGACAATAGCTTACAACACTACCGGACTCACTTTTTCTCAGCTACGAGCAAGAAAGGTCACAGAAAGAGCAAGGAATTGTCTCATGTCAGCTTAAGCAATGACAATCGAGAAAACATGGAATACACGCGCGTCACTGATCCTACGACATCGAGAGAAGATAGTTGTGACAAAGTGTTGGTCTCTCAAACGCCTCTGTCAGGGCGTAATGGGAAAGCTGCATCTCAGATCTCACTTGGTCACAATGCTCGAGATTCACTGAAAGCATCCGTATGCAGCCATCATATGCAAGACGAATCGTCAAAAAAGTATGCCGCAATGTCGAATGCTGTCAACTCATCTGAGAAATTCAATGGTGATGCGTCCCAAGAATGTTTGAGCGATAGATTTTCTGATGCTCCCCCAAGAGTCGTCAGCTCACCAAACAAAATGTCATCACCGGATGCAATAAGCTCGGTTCCAAACATTAACGACCGGACACCAATCCTCGGACCAGGTGCCCTAAAAAATCAGGCAACTGTCCATCCTCCGCAGAAGTGGAACAAACGCACATCACATCATCATGATTCATGTATCAATGACTTCGATTCAGCATCTTCAAATTCCGAATCAATTCCTCATCTCAATCAGCCTCTACATTCTTTGACATCAACCACTTATATTCAAGATCCATTGTACACCCCAAAGTCAATTGACACTTTTTCTTCCGCGAGTTTCCCCGACCAGCGAATCAATCCTGTATATTCTCGCAAGCGCAAGAATGCATCATCGCTACTATCACTTGATCTTTCGCGGTGTGACAGTGCTTACTCGCTGTGTAAATATTCATTGTCGTCCGGTACATCATCTCTTACatcaagcgcatcgactCGTAGCCAACCAGCGTCTTCAACCATGGTATCAGAAATGGGGTACATTTCACCAGAACCGACTTATATTGTACATGATCAAGCGAAAGACGGAGTAAAAAATGCAAGATAA
- a CDS encoding nucleolar GTP-binding protein, with protein MSATLKASIAPVPTANDFLDIVLSKTQRKTPTVIHPGYKITRIRAFYMRKVMFTKDAFTEKLQAILTEFPVLENMHPFTSSLMNVLYDKNHYKLALGQINTARHLIEQVAKDYVRLIKFGDSLFRCKQLKRAALGRMATIMRRNKDPLAYLEQVRQHISRLPAIDPNTRTLVVCGYPNVGKSSFLNKVTRADVDVQPYAFTTKSLFVGHMDYKYLRWQVIDTPGILDHPLEEMNTIEMQAITALAHLRSAVLYFMDLSEQCGYSVEAQVLLFNSIKPLFNNKPTFLVINKIDAAKLEDLDEDKANMVRSVIEESHGKIKMIEISTFTDHGIMDLKQQACDALLSSRVDTKIRGPKADSILNRLHVATPLKRDDIERAPYIPESVRDGSRKKYDPEDPERRITERDIQERHGGAGVHNIDMKKNYILANDEWKYDKIPEIYEGKNVADFIDPDILTSLEKLEREEEKLEADGFYEESDEELDDEDAEIRKVAQAIQQRKDKAKSLAQAKKALQTRPQIPRKLQHRSLSQMTENMRASGIDPSNIEMRAEILAKAKGLIGKRKTRETQNEDASMDEDDDGEAENDETMSVDDTPEPASSRKKIRAAPTKQGVSLTRGKTSTTATTNKSGGAISARAGAARIPARNRQAEGLRSKAQEHKARELHSMAIRDRNREARAGESDRRIQASKPKWLYTGKRGLGTSRSR; from the exons ATGTCGGCGACGTTGAAGGCGTCTAttgcgcctgtgccaaCCGCCAATGATTTCTTGGACATCGTTCTGTCCAAGACTCAAAGGAAAACTCCTACTGTGATTCACCCAGGATATAAAATCACCCGTATCCGCGCATTTTACATGCGAAAAGTTATGTTTACGAAGGATGCATTTACGGAAAAGCTCCAGGCCATTTTGACAGAGTTTCCTGTACTAGAG AATATGCACCCCTTCACTTCGTCATTGATGAA TGTCTTGTATGATAAGAATCACTATAAGTTGGCTTTGGGCCAAATCAATACTGCAAGGCACCTCATTGAGCAGGTAGCCAAAGACTATGTGCGGCTTATAAAATTCGGCGACAGTCTTTTTCGCTGCAAGCAGCTGAAACGAGCTGCACTGGGACGAATGGCTACGATCATGCGCCGAAACAAGGACCCACTTGCCTACCTAGAACAAGTCCGACAGCATATTTCGCGTCTGCCTGCGATTGATCCTAACACGCGCACGCTAGTTGTCTGCGGTTATCCTAATGTGGGCAAGTCGAGTTTCTTGAACAAGGTGACTCGCGCAGATGTCGACGTTCAGCCATACGCTTTTACGACCAAGTCGCTCTTCGTTGGTCATATGGACTATAAGTACCTGCGTTGGCAAGTAATCGATACGCCCGGTATTCTTGATCACCCACTGGAGGAAATGAACACGATCGAAATGCAAGCCATCACAGCGCTAGCCCATCTTCGTTCTGCCGTCTTATACTTCATGGACCTATCTGAGCAATGTGGCTATTCTGTCGAAGCCCAGGTACTCCTTTTCAACAGTATTAAACCGCTGTTTAACAACAAGCCTACTTTTCTCGTGATAAACAAGATTGATGCTGCCAAACTAGAAGATCTAGACGAAGACAAGGCAAATATGGTGCGCAGTGTGATTGAAGAGTCTCATGGCAAAATAAAGATGATCGAGATCAGCACTTTTACTGACCACGGTATCATGGACTTGAAGCAGCAGGCCTGTGATGCATTGCTTTCGTCCCGCGTAGATACCAAGATTCGTGGCCCTAAAGCGGACTCGATCCTGAATCGTCTTCATGTGGCAACACCTCTCAAACGCGACGATATTGAGCGTGCTCCTTATATTCCAGAGTCTGTCCGTGATGGATCAAGGAAGAAGTACGACCCTGAAGATCCTGAACGCCGCATCACTGAGCGTGATATTCAGGAGAGGCACGGTGGCGCTGGTGTGCACAACATTGACATGAAGAAGAATTACATTCTGGCTAACGATGAATGGAAATATGATAAGATTCCTGAAATCTACGAAGGCAAGAATGTGGCCGACTTCATTGATCCAGATATTCTCACTTCGCTCGAGAAGCTCGAACGCGAAGAAGAAAAGTTGGAGGCTGACGGCTTTTACGAGGAAAGTGATGAAGAACTCGACGATGAGGATGCTGAAATTCGTAAGGTTGCCCAAGCtatccagcagcgcaaggaCAAGGCCAAGTCTTTAGCACAGGCTAAGAAGGCCCTGCAGACTCGTCCCCAGATACCTCGCAAGCTGCAGCACCGCTCCTTGTCTCAGATGACCGAAAATATGCGCGCTTCTGGCATTGATCCCAGCAATATAGAAATGCGCGCAGAGATTCTTGCTAAGGCCAAGGGTCTCATCGGAAAGCGCAAAACACGTGAAACACAAAATGAAGACGCCAGCATggatgaagatgacgaTGGTGAAGCAGAAAATGATGAGACGATGTCCGTCGATGATACACCAGAGCCTGCATCTTCACGCAAAAAGATTCGCGCTGCCCCGACAAAACAAGGCGTATCACTTACGCGCGGCAAAACTTCAACCACTGCTACAACGAACAAGTCGGGTGGTGCTATTTCTGCCCGTGCAGGTGCAGCTCGTATTCCCGCCCGCAATCGTCAGGCTGAGGGCCTTCGAAGCAAGGCCCAAGAACATAAGGCTCGCGAGCTGCACAGTATGGCTATTCGTGATCGTAATCGCGAGGCTCGTGCCGGTGAGTCTGACCGTCGTATCCAGGCGAGCAAGCCCAAGTGGCTTTACACCGGTAAGCGCGGCCTTGGCACATCACGTAGCCGTTAG